The DNA segment TGGGGGGCCACGTGGCCCCCCACGGGCTCGTCCCGGGGATCGACCTCGGAGCCCGGGCCACGGCCACCATCGGGGGCATGGTGGCCACCAACGCTGGTGGCAACCAGCACCTCCGCCACGGCTCGATGCGCGCTCGCGTCGCAGGGGTCGAGGCGGTGCTCGCCAACGGCTCGATCGTGTCCCGCCTCCACGGCCTCGAGAAGGACAACACCGGCTACGACCTCACCGGGCTCCTGTGCGGGAGCGAGGGCACGCTCGGGGTGGTCACCGCCGTCCGCCTGCGCCTGGCACCAGCCCCGAAAGACCTGGTGACCTGCTTGGTCGCGCTCACGTCGGTCGACGCCGCCATGGCGGCGCTGATGACCTTCCGTCAGGCCGGGACGGTGCTCGAGGCGGCGGAGCTGATGCTCCCCGAGGGGCTGGAGCTCGTGGCCCGACAGCTCGGGGTGACCGTCCCCCTCGACGTCCGGCAGGGCGTGGGGGCACTCCTGCTCCTCGAGTGGGCCGGCGGCATGGCCGGCGGGGAGGCGGTCGCCCTCGTCGAAGGGGTGGTCGATGTCGCGGTGGCCGAGGACCCCGGACCCCGCCGGGCGCTCTGGCGGCTGCGCGAGGGGCACACGGAGGCGGTGGGAGCCCTCGGGACCCCCCACAAGCTCGACGTGACCCTCCCGCTCCACGCTGTGGCCGGTTTCATCGCCGAGGTGGGGGCGGTGGTGGAGCGCGTGGCTGGGGGCGCCCGATGCGTGATCTGGGGTCACGCCGCCGACGGGAACCTCCACGTCAACGTCGTGGGTCCCGACCCGGCCGACGAACGCGTCGACGATGCCGTCCTGCGCCTCGTGGCGCACCGTGGAGGCAGCATCAGCGCCGAGCACGGCATCGGCGGCGCCAAGCGGCGCTGGCTCCACCTGGCCCGCAGCGAGGCCGAGATCGCCGCGCTCCGAGCCATCAAGGCCGCCCTGGACCCCGGGGGGCTGCTCAACCCCCACGTCCTGTTTCCCTAGGCGCGTGGTCAGACCCACTCGCCGCGGCGCTCGAGGACGTCGCGCAGCACGGCGGGGCGATCGGTCATGATCCCGTCGACCCCGAGGTCGAGGAGCCGGGTCATCTCGTCGGGGTCGTCGATGGTCCAGACGTGGACCTGGAGGCCGCGGCGGTGGGCGGCGGCGAGGAACCGGCGGTCGACGATCGTGACGCCCTTCGCCCGCACCGGCACCTGTGCGCAGCCAGCGAGCAGCGCGCCGGCGGGCAGCCGGAAGCTCGCCCCACGCAGCCGGGCTGTGCCCTTGGGCCCCAGCGACGTGCAGAGGTCCGGCCCGAGCTCGTCCTGCAGGCGGGCCAGGCGGCTGTCTGAGAAGGCCCCGATGCAGACCCGGTCGGTGGCGTTGGTGCGCCGCAGCACCTCAGCCAGGGGTTCGACGGCGGCGTCGTGCTTGGGGTCGATGTTCACGCGGAGGTCAGGCCACGTGCCG comes from the Acidimicrobiales bacterium genome and includes:
- a CDS encoding FAD-binding oxidoreductase, which codes for MSVPPADLVARLREAVGPDHVLVDADLRAGAEVDWTGRYRGATPAVVRPADAAEVASVLLACAASGVAVVPQGGNTGLVGGSVPLHGEVVLSTRRLDTLGPVDPLAAQVTVGAGATLEAVGGHVAPHGLVPGIDLGARATATIGGMVATNAGGNQHLRHGSMRARVAGVEAVLANGSIVSRLHGLEKDNTGYDLTGLLCGSEGTLGVVTAVRLRLAPAPKDLVTCLVALTSVDAAMAALMTFRQAGTVLEAAELMLPEGLELVARQLGVTVPLDVRQGVGALLLLEWAGGMAGGEAVALVEGVVDVAVAEDPGPRRALWRLREGHTEAVGALGTPHKLDVTLPLHAVAGFIAEVGAVVERVAGGARCVIWGHAADGNLHVNVVGPDPADERVDDAVLRLVAHRGGSISAEHGIGGAKRRWLHLARSEAEIAALRAIKAALDPGGLLNPHVLFP
- a CDS encoding glycerophosphodiester phosphodiesterase, yielding MPSSPWPVLDHPGPLAFAHRGGASDAPENTLPAFAHAVGLGYRYVETDVHVTADGALVAFHDETLDRVTDRTGRIADLPWSEVRRALVDGTEPIPLLEDLLGTWPDLRVNIDPKHDAAVEPLAEVLRRTNATDRVCIGAFSDSRLARLQDELGPDLCTSLGPKGTARLRGASFRLPAGALLAGCAQVPVRAKGVTIVDRRFLAAAHRRGLQVHVWTIDDPDEMTRLLDLGVDGIMTDRPAVLRDVLERRGEWV